The genome window agaatgcaAAATGCATTATTAACAAAAAGCTCTAGTTACCAGAATCGATTTTGTCAGAAGTATATTAGGAAAAGACCATACTTTACTAGCCTTAATTGGCGTGAGAAGTTGAGAAGGTGTCGCAATAAGTGAaccaaatcaaagaaagctatttgACAGTCGCCACGAAAAGTTGGCTTTATCAGAATTGCACAGAAAGAGGAAAAACTaagtaatacattaatttttcagtagcctaatatttgtttatttttgatcTAATTCCTACGCAAacgtgagcgaagcagcgggcgctaagtcACTGCAGAATAATAACAAAGTGTCCTGCTTTATTCACTACAATGAAGATTTTACTGCTCTAAATGTTATTAGAAAAGAAGTTataatttatgtcatatactagTTAGAAATTGCTGTAATTAGAACTGCAAGGGTATTTCGCACACAAAATGAATAGAGAGTTTTCTGCTTTAGACGCTGTTCTCAGAATCCGATCACAATTGTTCGGTTATCCACGGTCACCCAGGTGTTCTACTTCTGATTTCTTGTTTTCCTCGTTTGATTTTTCAAAGTCTGGGTTTACATCACTATCATCTGTACACACAAGATTGTCTTCCTATTCACTAACTGTTCCATTCTCTGTGTCTTTGTGAGCTTTTTCGAGCAAGTCACCCAGTATATTAGTGTCAAAATCGAACTTAACACCATACATATTTTGCTAATTACGCAAATGTCGAGATCAGCACTTAATGGGGCAATGTGAACACTTTACTAAGTGCGACTGCTAGATAATTCTCCAAAGATGCCACTCTAAGATAAATTCTAAATGATACAACGAATGTGCCGACTATTAGCAAACAGGCACATCATTACTAAACATTCGTCATATTTAAGACAGGAGCATCAGTGTCGGCAAAGCGCTGGAGCCGGCCAATAAATAATTCAGCCATGTTTGCCATGAAGGTACGCAAGAGCACGTGTCGCTCATGTGTCTAGGTCGGAGGGTACCCAGGGAGGTACGAACTgcgatcgtaaattttacgagggtttattAATCTAGGGTTAAATCAATTAAAGTAAATTCCAGGGTGGTTTATTTGAAAAGAACGGGCTAATTTCGTAACTTTTATTGGGTGGTAAGGTGTGGAATGACTCCGGAGATCAAATGAAAAGCTGCTAGAGGAAATAAGACTGGCACGGAAGCCGCTGAAGGTGCGGCCAATCAGACCGCTTGCACCAAGTCTGGCGTCTCACAGCAATTATTTTCATTTACCATCAGCCTACCACTCCTGCTATACGATCCGTCTCTAAAGCCGAGTCTGCTAATACATACTTATGTAGTGATGCTCGATTCATACTTCATCTTGtagtattcttcttcttcctcctgaagcgtttctgcttatgcaggtcgttaacagaagctcttctgagcTTCTCTTCTCTCAGACAATCTATCAACAGCATCTTCTCCCATTTCAAATCCTCTGCTGTTCGCACCTCCCTTCACCTAACTTCTTCTTATTGTTCGTCGGCTTCCAGTTCGTCTTTCTCCAGATTCACTCCATTCTCGGGCTCTTTTTGGAGGTCTATCTGTTCTCATTCTTTCAATGTAGCCAAAACATTTAAGCCTTTTTTCGCCTCCATAACTTCTTTTAGAGCCTTGATCTGGAGGGTGTTTTCTCTTATTCCATCCCTATCCTGTCCAATTGAATTCAAGAGGAGCGATCTATTTTACTTGATAAAAAAATTCTAAATCcaagactgaataaaaatttatttatttacaaacaaccggtttcgacagactgtgCTGTCATGTTCAGGCCTTCAGGAAgttttgttgtaaaatgtgttcattttaagtAGGACCTTACTCCAAGTTGTCGTGTAGATAAAATTTAGCTACATGCCAACTGTCCTTCTAGACTTACTCAGGATCCCTCGTCGAAAGCGCATTTCTGTTGCCTGTCTTCTGCTCAGATCTTTCTTTGTCCAAATGCAAATTCTAATCCATAGACTAAAAATTGCAGATAATATGGCTTTTACGAGTATCTCATGATGTTTGCTTTGGCAAGTATTTTACGATTTCTAATTATGTcatgtacacaataataaaaaaTCGAACAATTTTCTGTTCTCTCTGCAATTTCATCCTTGATGTTTCCTTCCTTGGTTAATTTAGTTTCTAGTTTCTtgaactgcaacttacatccttaattttttgatttttcttgctgattttcagtatttcactttTTGTTAAGCTTACTTCCATGCTTGCTTCTTCAATTATTGTCTGCCAGGTACTGAGCTGTTCTTCCAATTTCTGCTCATTTTCTTCCCAAATCATCACATAGTCTGCATATGGTGTAATTCTCATATCATCTGCTGTAGACCCTTGACGAACTTTCCTTATGAAGTCGCCCATGATTATATTAAAAAGCACTTGTGAGACAACACTTGCCGTCCGTTGTGAACCATTCTGATTTTTTGCCGTCTATCGTAACACAATTCAGGCATTTTTTGTAGATGTTTCTGATTCTGAGTTGAATTCTTTTTGACAGTTCCAGTCTAGCCATACCTTGCCGTTTCTCTTGCCTTCTAACAGTATCATAagcctttgttttacatctatgacTGCAGCTGCGACGTCTTCCCAAATTAGTTTTCTACGTCCTGTATGGCTGTACACATGGCTTGTATAGTTGATCTTTCTGGTCGAAATCCTTGTTGTTCTTCCCTTAGTTGTGGTTGTATCTTATTCCTGAATTTCTGTAAAATCATCTCTTCATCTGTGTTGTAATATGATAGCCAAATAatgtcctacactcctggaaatggaaaaaagaacacattgacaccggtgtgtcagacccaccatacttgctccggacactgcgagagggctgtacaagcaatgatcacacgcacggcacaacggacacaccaggaaccgcggtgttggccgtcgaatggcgctagctgcgcagcatttgtgcaccgccgccgtcagtgtcagccagtttgccgtggcatacggagctccatcgcagtctttaacactggtagcatgccgcgatagcgtggacgtgaaccgtatgtgcagttgacggactttgagcgagggcgtatagtgggcatgcgggaggccgggtggacgtaccgccgaattgctcaacacgtggggcgtgaggtctccacagtacatcgatgttgtcgccagtggtcggcggaaggtgcacgtgcccgtcgacctgggaccggaccgcagcgacgcacggatgcacgccaagaccgtaggatcctacgcagtgccgtaggggaccgcaccgccacttcccagcaaattagggacactgttgctcctggggtatcggcgaggaccattcgcaaccgtctccatgaagctgggctacggtcccgcacaccgttaggccgtcttccgctcacgccccaacatcgtgcagcccgcctccggtggtgtcgcgacaggcgtgaatggagggacgaatggagacgtgtcgtcttcagcgatgagagtcgcttctgccttggtgccaatgacggtcgtatgcgtgtttggcgccgtgcaggtgagcgccacaatcaggactgcatacgaccgaggcacacagggccaacacccggcatcatggtgtggggagcgatctcctacactggccgtgcaccactggtgatcgtcgaggggacactgaatagtgcacggtacatccaaaccgtcatcgaacccatcgttctaccattcctagaccggcaaggaaacttgctgtttcaacaggacaatgcacgtccgcatgtatcccgtgccacccaacgtgctctagaaggtgtaagtcaactaccctggccagcaagatctccggatctgtcccccattgagcatgtttgggactggatgaagcgtcgtctcacgcggtctgcacgtccagcacgaacgctggtccaactgaggcgccaggtggaaatggcatggcaagccgttccacaggactacatccagcatctctacgatcgtctccatgggagaatagcagcctgcattgctgcgaaaggtggatatacactgtactagtgccgacattgtgcatgctctgttgcctgtgtctatgtgcctgtggttctgtcagtgtgatcatgtgatgtatctgaccccaggaatgtgtcaataaagtttccccttcctgggacaatgaattcacggtgttcttatttcaatttccaggagtgtatattatcttgCTTAGCTGCCGTTAGTGACTTATTGAAGAAGTTTCTTTTCGTATGTCCATTCTTATGTGATAGTCTGCGAGATTTCCgccgttcacttacgtaataaaataaGACACCTACAgtcgtcgttttgatgttattttagtatattgcaaccagtttcggtgactcagctCACCATTTTCGGGCCTTGACTGGCGCCGAGGAggtgaactccaatcgtatacacgatcccatcagtggccaacgtATATGAATTGGCTTCCACAGAATACTATAAAAGTGAAGATGTGCGTGCAATCATCACATGATGTCGTTTTTTCAGTATTTTACGGAAGCCAGTtcgtagatgttggccactgatgggaaaGTATAAACGACTGGAATTCACCCTCTCAAGTTAAGgcttgaagatggtgtactgagtcaCCAAAACCGGGTGCAATGtagaaaaataacatcaaaacgaccgCTGATGTCGGTGATCTGTCCTGAACCCTCCGTaacatgccgccccccccctcccccttgattCTATGTGCCAGCTCTATGTTTCACCATTTTAGCCCTTTTAACTGGCAACAACAGGCActcattacatacaaatggcaaacacaagtaacacttcATAACAGTTAGAATGAAGACCACTGCAAACCGTCTCCACTTGGCCAGTATTGCGAGGGAGCTTCTGCGTTACTCCAATACTTATTTCCATATTACAGAACCGACTTTGACCATTTACGCCTGTGTGAAGCCGAGAGAAGGGCAAACCACTCTACTCCGGGAGGCAATGGCGAACAATTTTAAGCATACGTGACTGCATATAAATGTGTGTGCATGAGCTGCGGCAACATGGCTGACACACGGTTCCCCTGCAGATTGCTCCGTGGGCGTGGACACCGCCTCGATGCCATCGCCACAGCCGGTGCTCCTGTCGTCCGGAAACGCGCAAGACTTCTCCAGCTTCCTGCTCCCCAACGGTACGGGCAGCCTGACGGTCGGGCAGGGGCTGCAAGTCATCGTCGCCTGTCCCGGCTCCAGTTTCCTCCTGCTGGATAACGCTGGCGACCACGTGACTGCCGAGTGCTTGACCGACACCAGGTTCTCCGTCAACTCCGTGGAGTACACCCTCAACGCGCTGGCGTGTGCCGAGGCTATCACGCCCACGGCGCGCTACACCAGCACCTCGTGCGGCGCCTTCGGACACTTCTCCATCGTCGAGGTGGGTTTCGCTGTGGGCACCGAGTTCTACCGCCTGTACGACGTTTGCTTCTCCAACAAGACCTTGACCACTTTCTACACTCATCACACCATCCCCTCCACCATCGCCGGGGCTCAGGTGACTGATCTCTCGTCGGCCAACTGGACCGACAGCGGCTTCTACGGGGATGTGGACATCGGAGCTGCGTACTCGGAACAGAACTTGACCATTGGCGACCTACTTAACACAACCGTTGACGACTACTTCGCCGAGGGTCGGCTGGAGAGAGGCGCCCTCGCCCCAGCGACAGACTTCATGTTGGAAGCGCATCAAGTGGCCACCTTCTTCGGCGTTAATTCGGCTCCGCGCTGGACGCAGCTGGACGAGGGCAACTGGGCGACGCTCGAGGACAGCCTGCGCAACGTAACGGCGACACAAAACAGGGACCTGGAGGTGTACACCGGTGCCTTAGGCGTTCTTACGCTCAACAACAGCGACGGCGTGTCTACGGCGCTCTACCTGTCGGGGGCTAGCGGTAGCAAGAAGACCCTCCCGGTGCCCAGGTACTTCTGGAAGATGGCCTACGATCCACAGAGCCGCCTGTGCGCTGTCTTTATCACTGTCAACAACCCGTTTGCCAACCAACAGGAGCTCGAAACGCGCTACCGCCTGTGTACAGACATATGTGATAAGGTCAACTGGCTGACGTGGGACCAGTCCAATCAGACCGCAGGGCTGTCGTACTGCTGCTCCTACGACGATTTCAGGCGAGTTGTTCCGGGAGTGCCGGAACTTGACGTGAAAGGCTACGCGGTAATTTCTTCCGGAGCTTCTGCATTAGCGATGTCACTCACTGCAACATTAATTGCAACTGTGACCTTAGTGAGTAGTTTCGGTGGAGTCTGAGATTCCGTTTAGTTACAGAAACGTAAGTCATCTCTGAAAAATACTTCACAGAAACCGTGACGTCTATATTCCATTATCACAAAGGAATGTGACTATAAGAGGTACGGTTGTGGACAGTAGGAAACTTTCACCTCTCTTTCTCGTTCCTGTGACATACGACTGTGGTTTTACAAAAGATACTTTACTGCACAATAttggtacaaaaataaatgaaggAGTCATCGTTCTGTGTGTTGGCAACTGTAAAATATTTGCTGAACAATACTTATTAATTGAATTATCTCTTTCCttaaatgaaaatgtatttttaatgagAGTTCTTTATGAtggtgaaataaaaaataataacaacgaGCAAAGATATTTTATACTGTGCTAGCTGAGCACACAGCATTACCTGGGTATGTATTCCAATTTTATCTTAGTTCATTTCCTTCTTCCCTCTCTGTCTAGCACCTTCTTCTCCTCatcctgtgcatctcctcctcgtacctttctctgtctacccattcgccatctcctcctcccccctctctgtcttcACCTCCACCCGTCTCTGTTAAACACTACGTTATCACCACTGCCTGAGCAGGAGTATGGTTGGTAGCTCTTACCCccactgtatttatttccagaTAGTAAGCAACAGGTGTACCAGGTTTAGTTGAAAACGATCCAAGGGTGTAGAAGGAGCTCCTTACCAGTAACTTTCCCCACATACTGGGGTGCGTAGTAGACtagcctccacgtggtgcaccccggGCAACGTGATTATATCgcggctaaatagtctacaaactTGGCTACCAGACTGTCCTTTGGGATCTCCTGGTAATTCAAACATGCAACGAAGTGACCAAACGAACGATTCCTTTGGGAACCATCCGACTAGGAGATTGGGACCATCAGTCCGGATCTGCCAGCTAAATATTGAGGGAATTAGTCGATCCAAATCTGAATATCTTTCAAAGTTTCTATTGGACAATAGCATCGATATGGTACTCCTTCAGGAAACACATACCGACTCGCAAGAAGACTTACAAAGAAGAGGACGTATTGAAGGCTTTCAACAAATAGGCGCAACATATCATCACGCCTATGGCACCGCCACATATGCCCGATCCGATATTGAACATGCACACCTGCTGTCCACAAGCACAGAAAACAACATCCATGTTGTTGATATAAAAGTAGACAACATAAGACTTATAAATGTCTACAAACCACCAAACCAAATTTGGCCAAGTATTGTACTAACCGTACATGAACACCCAACGATATATGCCGGTGATTTTAATAGCCATCATGAAATGTGGCGATACACCCAAAATAATGAACATGGAGAAGCGCTGGTGGAATGTGCCGACGAGAACAATCTACATCTTATATTCGATGCCAAGGAGAGGGGCACATGCCACTCGGCCGCCTGGCGCAGGGACTACAATCCGGACCTCTGCTTTGTAACTACCGATAACGAGGGAAAACCAGTGCCTATACATAGAAGGGTTGCCGCagatttcccacacagccagcataggCCTGTTATTTTAGACATCGGTGTCACTATAACCCTGATACGGTCCTTCCCTCGACctagatggaatttccaaaaagctgactgggagaagtattcagcggaccttgataaatgcatccggtttatactgtcactacctaaatgctacgatagtttcaggaaagctataattaccacagctaaaaaacacatccctagggggtttcgaaaagaatacatcccaggatgggatgcaaaatgccatcagctatatgaggattttactagtagcggtgaccaagaaatagctgatgacctcctccacaatctagattccgcaagaagacaacgatggactgaagcaactgaaagaatgaatttcactcaatcaagtaggaaggcatggagtttgttacgtaaactcggaggtacgacaagaccagcccagaaaaatccaaccataacaccagagaaaattgcaaataacattgtcgaaatgtcaagagctccgagagacaaaccacataccaggatgattaagcgcgaactcagaacactaaaaaagaatattccaaatatatcagagctttccagaccattcactgaggatgatgtcattaatgccctcaaggatatgaaaccgggcaaagccccacgttttgacaacatacatccagaatttctaacctacgctggaaagaacgtagtcaaatggctggcaaatttcttttcgaacattttgactacaaaccatctccctagagaattcaaaaaggcaagaataatagctttgctgaaaccagggaaaccagcagaccaaccgctaagctacagaccaatagcacttcttagctgtacatacaaacttctcgaacgacttgtccataatcgaattagcggcattattatggagaacttacctatagaacaggcaggcttcagacctggccgtagctgctgcgaccaagttctggcattaatatcctacatagaggctggctttcaacagaaattgaaaacaagtgctgtatttctagacttaacatctgcatatgatactgtttggagagatggaataatttacaaactcttaagagtgattccttgccagattctaacatccttaatacataatatgctgagtaacagaaccttccaggtcaccctaaacggaaagacaagcaaaacaaaacttattaacaacgggcttccgcaaggctccgtattggcccctcttctgtttaacctctatatagcagatctcccaaacacaaagtcaagaaaattttgctatgcggatgacatagcactggctaccagagacaagtatctcttcaatacagaggaagtccttaataataattacgttgaaatactatacaattatttcaagaaatggagactcaagccaaaccctaacaaaactgaagtatctacattccatcttaataacaaaatggcaaatgaaatttttaacataaaactcctaaacaccaacctcaaacataataagtttccaaagtacctaggtataacattggatcgcactctttcttaccgaaaacatctggagaacaccactgcaaaaattggaacacggaataacatcatccaaaaacttagcggtactacttggggagctaacgcaaaaacattacgcacctcatctatcgccttagtgttctctgtggctgagtactgcgctccagtctggattaatagctgtcacaccaaacttattgacaggcaattaaataacacaatgaggttgatttctggaactgttaaatcaacgcccacgtactggttaccggttctatgtaatatcctgcccccggacctgcgtagaaaagcggccctaccgcacgaattcagaaagattgagacaaaaccagaactaccaattaaagaagaattctcacaactgcgacacactcgattgaaatcaagaaagccacccatacgcacagctgagcagcttcaaaataataactatgaccacatgaaacaatggagactagattggaaccaaaagacaaatgaccaattacagacctggtttgagagctataactgcaacatctctggattggaactaacacggaaaacatggtccgcattaaatcgaatacgcactggacatggcaggtgttggattcactacacaaatggggaagagcgatgtcaccagaatgcgactgcggtgcccctagacagacgatccaacacatccatggtgaatgctccgTGCGAGgatatgcagggaactggtccgacttcctggaggcatccccatcggcgctagaatggatctcaaacctcgatataacctttcaactgaccaatataaacataaattatatttatgattgttataagattttaatgtctaacacttgatgtattaatgttgcatgtatagccatacgctaaataaataaataacccacATACTCACCTGTCGCATATATTTAACACTTTTCACACATATGTGTACATATATTTCACCTCCATGTGTAACGAGTTACGCTTTACAATTTCGTCTCCACGCAGCTCATTGTTTACGATGGCATATCTCTTGAACTGCGTATTGTGCAGCCGTATCATTTTGCAGGTACACTCAGTGGTATGTgcggatactgtctacaaaatgtgttgcgaatagaaccagtagtaaagatgtaatagattaaaacgtcatgcccgatgcggcagttttactacacgaacagtggaaatatagtaagcgacaaacattttttctttcatAGTTTTGTGCAGAGTGGGAAGGGTGAAGTGGGTCAGCGATAAGCTTTGAAACTGTgtttgttgtaagtcgctaagtgctctgatTATCAGATACTGGACGGATATAGTCCGGCTGTCTGTATGTGCCCTTCTTTTCCACCGCCGCCCGCCCCCCTTTGAGAGAAGGTGGTTCTTTCCTCTACAGTACTTCTTCCCAGACACTAAGTCGGGCTGAAATCGATGGAGTGGTTGAGGAATGTATATGGAATATATACACatacttccatttttataatatgtaccgattaaataaataaagtactagtAGCGTAAATTATACACTGAGATTTACTAGAGAACTACTTCATTTGACGCTAATGAACAGGTACTTCTGAGCTTCATTATAagtatatttattacattttgGGAGGAAAAAAGGATATTTGGAATATGTCGTCTGTATTAGCTCTCTGATAGCCAGTGATAAGTCTGTTACAGAATACTACACGATACCAGGCTCTTCAAATCAGTTTGGCATTGGCACTCAAACCCAAAACAAAGGAAACTGACGCAAATGTGGGATTATGAAAGCGTAACGATGTCGAAATCTGGAAATGGaccattaaagtaaaatttatcacAAAACATATGGAACGCAATAAGAAATTTAACAGTTACAGCGATAGTGAAATTACTGTAAACTAATAACTGAATGCACACTTACTGCCATGACAAATTTTTCTGATATGCCAACACATTATACTTACACATAATGCTTTATACTTATAAAGTTCCGTCTTCATTATTTAGGATCCCAATTTTGGGTAAGTGACAAATTTTCGACATAATATTTCGTGTATACAAATgttcatctacacctacgtgattactctgctattcacaataaagtgcctggcagagggttcaatgacccaccttcgtgctgtctc of Schistocerca serialis cubense isolate TAMUIC-IGC-003099 chromosome 2, iqSchSeri2.2, whole genome shotgun sequence contains these proteins:
- the LOC126455608 gene encoding uncharacterized protein LOC126455608 gives rise to the protein MGPASSLALLAAFAVTWGAALAADCSVGVDTASMPSPQPVLLSSGNAQDFSSFLLPNGTGSLTVGQGLQVIVACPGSSFLLLDNAGDHVTAECLTDTRFSVNSVEYTLNALACAEAITPTARYTSTSCGAFGHFSIVEVGFAVGTEFYRLYDVCFSNKTLTTFYTHHTIPSTIAGAQVTDLSSANWTDSGFYGDVDIGAAYSEQNLTIGDLLNTTVDDYFAEGRLERGALAPATDFMLEAHQVATFFGVNSAPRWTQLDEGNWATLEDSLRNVTATQNRDLEVYTGALGVLTLNNSDGVSTALYLSGASGSKKTLPVPRYFWKMAYDPQSRLCAVFITVNNPFANQQELETRYRLCTDICDKVNWLTWDQSNQTAGLSYCCSYDDFRRVVPGVPELDVKGYAVISSGASALAMSLTATLIATVTLVSSFGGV